DNA sequence from the Marinilongibacter aquaticus genome:
TTGAAATTCCTTTTGTTGTATAAGTATTCTCTCTACAGGAGTCCACGAATATGACCCGCCGAAATAAGTCATTGGAATATTCCCTGAAAAAGCGTTGCTTTTTCCCGTAAACAAATCTCTATCTAAAGGGTCATCAATACTATTCGTTTCATTATAATCAACGGAATTCACCGTTAATCCTGCCTCGCTGGTAAGTCCTATTACCAAATTAAAGGTTCCGTAAAAATGCCATCCTTTATCTACACCTTTATTAATCCTAACTGCCGATAACTCGAAGCCGATCCCTCCCCCTAAGGCATAATTGCCACCAAAACTTATCGCATTTGCATCGCTCTCGGTTGACATTGCATTTGACCAGGTATCAATAAGACCAGGAGCGGTAGCCGTCACCAACGCCCCAGTCATCACCCCAAATTCAGAATTGGAAGTAGAAGTATGCTCTTTCTTATTATTTATAGCCCAAACTCCATCATCGCCTTGTTCAATTTTATTCCGTCTAAACCAACCGGTTTTAATGTTGTTTTGCCTGGCATAGTCCTTGGCTTCATCTTCTGTATCAAAAGCCCCGTCAGGGGCTATTCGATTTATTGGGTTATTCTGTACAAAGTTATACGGTGTCAGCCAGTTGCGTTGGTCCGCCATCGGATCGACCTGAACAAATCGGCCAAAGGAAGGGTCGTACCACCTGAAACCCTATTCATACAGGTTTATGTTCTTGAAAAGATTGGGCTTGCTGTCAATAAGAAAGGAAAGGGGCAAATTTGTGGGTTGGTTCAAAGTCAGCCCCTCAGCGGAGTCCCTTACGGAGAACTGCTGGGGGAAACCCAAAACAGGCCAAACAGAATATATATTTTTTGTTTATCCATGTGTGTTGTTTCTTTAACTCCATGGAATACCTGACGGAGATTCTGAGGAGTAAAGTCCTTTTTAAATTTCCTGCCATACCCTAAAACTTAATTGGTTCTATGCCCAGGGCTTGATATATGTCTGTTATTGGCTCATAAGGCACTACTTCCGTTTTCAGCATCGCTTTATTAATGATGGGATCCGATACATCTACCTCATACCCATACAGACTGGCCAGTTTGGCTATTGCCGTGCTTTGTTCATCATAACCCGCAAAAGTCCATTTGTCATAGCCGCCTTTCACATAGAGCTTTTTGGCATGTCCCAAGGCTTCATTGATCAAGGCCTCATCCTCATAAATCAATCCGGCCACGGCATAATCATACCCTCTAGCCCAACGGTCAGCCTTTTTGTGGGCATCATTAAGCAATTCTTTGGCTTTCATTTTTTCTCCCTTTACGAAAGCCTGAAAGGCCAGAGCCACTTTGCGGCTAGCGGATGGCGTGGAGTCACCTTTTAGCTTATGTACCTCTTCAATCTGCCGGTGAAAAAGCTGCATGTTGTCGGACAACAGCATAAATAGGGGATCAACAATCAATTGCCCGGCAAGGTTTGGGTCGTTCAATGTGAACTGGGGATAATCACCCCTGAAAATACGCCACCGCAAAAAAGCAACCTGACCCACTTTATCGTAATAAAATTTAGACTTTAAAGAATTTTCAGGATCCAGAATCAATTCGCCACGAGCCAGCTGGCTATATGAATCCAATATACCCAACAAAACACGCAGGGTAGTCGAGTTGGGTATTCGCTTTACTGCCTCTTCAATGGAGGTTAATAATTCTTCTTCACGTTTTTCATTAAATAATTCGTGCACCTTTTTAATCAACTAATTTTAAAACATTCATTTGTCCCTCTGTCGAGTCTCCGTAAGGGACTCGGCAGGGGAAGATCAGGGGATAATAGGTGTCCTTGTCTCCTCCAACGGTAAATGTGCCCGTGTAAAGGGTTTTGCTTTGGGTCTGTTCGCTGCCTACCATCTGGGCCTGGGCTATAGTGGCCGTGAAGAGCAGTAAAGGGATAATTAGTTTATTTCGCATGGTTTTGAAGATTAGGGCAAAGCCAATAAAACGACAATCTACGGAGGAATGCATTTCGGGCATATGTTTAAACCCGAAATGCTATTCCATATTGGAATAGTGTGGCCCGATAAGATTTTGCCCTGTGCATCGGAGAACCGCTGGGGGAGCGGAAAGGCATTTTTGCCAATTCTCGGCGGGCGAAAGAAGGTCTCTTTTATTTTACCAAAATAGATTTTATTGGTTGGGAACCTTTCGCTAATTTCTCGAATATATACTCAAGGCCAAACTCCCCGGAACTGCCCGTGTCCATTGAAATGGTGATTTTCTTTGTGGCACGCGTATGGCCCTTGGTCATGTCGAAACTGTGTATAAGCCCCTTCTCGGCATGCTCGCCTGCCAGTACCTTCTGGTTGAACTCATCCACTATTGCCGAGAAACCCCGGAAAAAGTTCTCTATATCTTCCTTGCTTTGTGTTTCGGTAAACGCGATGTCAACCTCCACATCGATTCCATGCGAATGGATTTTCACCCCAAAGCGATAGTCCGGTATTACCCGTATCTTCCGCTGGGACAGATATGCCCGCATTGTTTTTTCGGCGGATTCCTTTTGCCCAGGGTCAAACTCCAATGAAAACTCCAATGACCCGGGCTCAAAATCGTCACGGCAATCGACTGGCCCTTGCCCCTTTGTGTTTTCCGCATAGAGCCTGCAACGAAAGCTAAACATGCTCCAATATCCAAAACTACATTTCACGCCCTTTTCGTCGATACGAATGGGCAGCTCTTCAAACAGGAAATATACCTGCTTCCACACCAGCAGTTCGCCAAATGTATCCTGTGCGATTTTTTTCAACTGCCTGTACAGCTCGGTTTCAAACACTTTTGAAGGGACAATTCTGTAAAAATTATCCCCTTCCCAACAGGGATAACCATGAACCATGTTCTTCATATTCAATCTTGTCTAGACTTTATTGTTTCCACTGCGGCATAAACCACTATTGTGCATATGGTGGCCTGCACCGCTGCTACAGGCCCCAATGTGCCGCCAGTGGCCAAAAGATACAAGGTACCCGTGGCCAGCCCTGCACAGGCTGCGGCGGCTATTTGCTTCTGTTTCGCAGGATTTTCCAGTTCTTCATACATTCTCTTTATCATGGTCTCCAGTTTCCTTTTCACAGGAAAGGCCACGGGTTCAACGTCCTCGGGAGGATTGCCGGGATCTCTATTCTTGAAATCGTAAACAATCACGCCAGGCTCGATCCTTCGGGTTATCAAATATACTGTGGGATCAAATGGCCAGTCAATATTACGAGTAGAATAATTAATGCCCTTTGCCCAATTCCCTTCGCAGAATTCATTGGCCTTATCTACATATGTCCCGACTTCTTGCGAGCCCCTTTCAATTTCATTTACAGATTTTACTTCAAAAATTTCGCCGCTAAACCTATTTGCAAAGTCATGAAACCCATTCCCATTGCTGGTTCGGGTGGGTTTTGTGATGTTTTCTGTCTCATTTCCTTTCGGGCTGTTGCCGAATAAAGGTGTGAGATCAATTAATCCCTGAAATTAAATTTATTACTTTTAATTTTTTAGAGTAGAGTTTATTCAGGAACACCTTCAGAATGGAGTTGTTGTGCAAAATGTTGTTTCAGGAGCCATAAAAAAAGGAGTTACATTTCTGTAACTCCTTTTTTTTCAGTGTGGGAGTTGAGGGATTCGAACCCCCGACCCTCTGCTTGTAAGGCAGATGCTCTGAACCAACTGAGCTAAACTCCCGTCGTTTGGGAGTGCAAAGATGTAGCCAAGTTTTATTTCCTGCAAGTATTTGTGAAAAAAAATATGAAAAATTATTCGTGTTCAAGGCGGCGTCAAAACTATGGCTTGGGAGGGAGTCTTGTAAGGGCTTATTGAGTAGAAGATTGTAAAAAAAATGGGCGGGTCGCATTTCAGCGACCCGCCCATTAAGTCTAAAGTATTTTTGTGCGATTAGGCGTATACATTCAATGTGGATACCACTTCGCGAACACCGATGAGCATCATGTTGCCCAGATGCGTGGCCACAGCTTCTTCGAAGCCAGTCAGGTGGGTGAGGTCAATTTCCCAGAACTCTTCGTTGCTCAGGGTGCGGTGTACAATTTCTTTGACGTCGTTACTTTGCCACACTTCATAAAACCAGGCGGCTTGGTCGTCGTTGATCAGGTATGCTGTGCCCTCGTTTTCGCCGTAATATTTTCCGTCTTGCTCTTTTGTGGCTTTCATGAAAAAGATGTAGGCGGCCATTCCACGGGCAAAATAGTGGGGTACGCTTTCGAAAATATCGTAATAGCTCATTAAAAGAGGTATCGCCCGCATTTTTATCTTGGCCGTGTATTGGAAAGTAATGCTCAACCATTTGTGGTCGAGATAAGGGTTTCTGAAACGGTCGATAATGTCTCTGCCGTAACGTTGAACGACTTTCGAATGGATCTTCGGATCAACCGATGGGGCCATTTCCGTAAGCATCAAAATGGTGATGTATTTGTCCATCATGGGGTCGGCCATGGCATCCTTCACGGTTTCGAAACCAGAAAGGTAACAAATGCCCGACATCATGATGTGCGGGGCATTCAGCATTCTGAGTTTCAACTCGCGGTATTGTGTAATTTTCTTTTGGATGATCACACCCGGATCTCCGTCCGCAAAAGAAAGTCTTTCTTCAATTTCGTCGTCGCCTTCAATGGCCCACAATTTATAGGCTTCAGCCTTAATAAGCAGCCCGTCTTCGTAGCCGAGTTCGTGGTAAAGCTCTTTCAGTTCGTCGTCTTTAGGTTTGCCGGGCACGATACGGTCGACAAGCGAGCTGCAAAACTTGTTCTCGTCTTTTACCCAAGCGGTAAAGGCCTCGTCCATTTTATGCTCTTTGATGTGCTTCATCACCACACTCTTCAAAATCTGGCCGTTGTCGACCAAGAGTTCGGTGGGGACAACGATCACGCCAGGCTTGCCAGCGTCAAATCTTCTTTTCAACCAGGCCACCAACTTGCCCGGGTAGGTTTTGGGGCTGCTGCCGTCTTCAAATGATTCGGTTTCGTATTCCAGTCCAACTTCTGTGGTGTTGCTGATCACCAAATCGATATTTTCATTCTCCGCGGTTTTCAATATTTCTTCCCATTGGTTTTCGGCCGTGAGCACACGGCTAATTGCGGAAACCACCACGTTTTTGTGCACCACTTCGGCCTTTTCAATCCCACGAACACAGCAGGTGTACAAGTGGTCTTGATTTACAAATGCATCGATATTTGTGCCCATGGATTTTACCACCACAATGCTCCCTCGGAAAAAGCCATTTTTGTTTGCTTTGTCGATCACAAAATCGCAGAGGCCACGCAGCAGAACACCAGTGCCAAATTGAAGTACGCGTTCGGGAAATTGATGTGTTCTAGGGTGGGTTGATTCAGAAAGGGTCATAATTCAGATGCTTTAAAATGAGACCGTAATATTACAAAGGATTTGACGATTTAAGTAGTAAAAAAGGGGCTTATTTCCAATTCAAAGCTCGTGGATTTAAGGGCTTTAAAGTCGGCGGGGGCGGGTTAAAAAGTGTTAAATGTGGATTCTGTACTTTTATTTCGTATAATTTCACGCCTATTTTAAAGAGATCATGAGGAATTTTAGATACATAATCGCCTTGATGACGGTGGCCTTCCTTACGCTGATTGCCTTTCAGTGGTATTGGATAGAGAATGCGATCTCTGTGAAACGAGAACAGTTTGATCGTAAAGTGCAGGAGGCTCTGAGCCAGACCGTCAAGAAAATAGAAAAGCAAGAAGTGATTTTCTTGGCTAAGAAGAGGCTCAAAGAGCAGGAAAACAGAACCTTGGCTTCTTTGGCCGAGCAGCCAAAAACCAAAACGGTTGTGAAGAAAGTGCGACGGAAGGTGCCAAAGAAAAAGGAGCCGCCGCAAGAAGACTTCAGGCAAGCTTTGGCCTCAAATGTGCGAAGGGGTTTGTATGCCTTCGACTCTTCAGCAAGCGACAAGGTGAGGGTCCGCGATGTGGCCGGGCTGCAAGGGTTCGAAATGCCGGCAGGAAATGTCGATTTCCATGCGGGCGAAGAGCGTCGGATGCCCGATAACCGCCTTCAGTTTTTCAAAGAAATGATGCGGGAGCAAAACCGCATGATGCAGCAGTTTGGTCAAAGGGCAGGGGATTTGATGGCCCAAGACCGCGAAATTCAGGAGATATTCGAGATGCTCGACAATGAGCTGGCTTTTGTGGCTGGCCCCAATGGCACATTGGTCATTCCGGGCGAAGATTTGATTGGCGGCAATGTGACCATCCAATTGAATGTGCAGAGTGTCGAACCGCCGCAAAACATCAGGCCGCATTTTAGCTATGGCGATTCTTTGCCTTATAGGCCAGAAGCTCCGCTTGTGCGGGGTTTCTCGAAGGTTATTCCGTCGCAGCAGCCCGTGGCTCGTGCATTTCGGTCGAAGGATAGCGTGAAAAATGTGAGGCAGAATGAGGTGGCCAAGGCGAGGAATGTGTCGAAAAGGCCGCCGAAGCCAAAACAAGAAGAAGAGTACGAATGGGTTGAAGTGGAAGAAGAGGTGCCCGTGGAAGAGGTGAACAAGCAAAATAAGGTGGCTTTGATAAAGGATGTCTTCACCGATTTCATGCAAGGCGAAAGGAATATTTATGACCGTTTGAACCGCGAAATGGTGGATACGCTCTTGGCTCAGGAATTGAAAAGCCAGGGTGTGGGCATCCCGTTTGAATACGGTGTGAAAGACAAGAGCAATATTGTGTTTGCAAGCTATGGGCTGAATTCAGATCCCGGGTTGATCGGCAAAGCGTACAATGTGCGTCTTTTTCCCAACGACAGCCAGATTCACAACCAATGGCTTTATGTGTACTTTCCCGAAAAAGACAACTTTATACTTTCCAATATGTGGACGGTCTTCGGAAGTTCAATCTTTTTGATTCTGATGATCGGAGGCATTTTTTACACTTCGGTACGCACCATGTTGAGGCAAAAGAAATTGTCGATTATCAAAAACGATTTCATCAACAACATGACGCATGAATTCAAAACGCCGATTTCGACTATCTCTTTGGCTGTTGAGGTGCTGAAGGACAGGAGCATCAGTCGTGATCCGGAGAAATATTTGAATATCATACGAGACGAAAACAAAAGACTCGGCTCGCAAGTGGAAAAGGTATTGCAAATGGCGGTTTTAGATAAAGGAGAAATGAACCTGAATTTCAAAACTGTGAATTTGCATGAAGTAATTGAGCAATTAAGCCAAAACCTTGGCGTTCAAATTGAAAATAAGGGCGGCCATTTGTCTTTGGATTTGGAAGCCGAAAACGCCAATATCGAAGCCGATGAGGTGCATTTGACCAATATTGTGTACAACTTAATCGACAATGCGATAAAGTACACACCCGAAGATCCGTGCATCGAGATTGCTACGCGAAATATAGCTTCGGGAGTAGAATTGAGCGTGAGCGACAATGGTCGTGGCATGAGCAAAGAGCAATTGAACCATATTTTTGAGAAGTTCTATCGCGTGTCCACGGGCAATGTGCACGACGTGAAGGGCTTTGGGCTAGGTTTGAGCTACGTGAAGAAAATGGTTTACCTTCATCGGGGCGAAATAGATGTGAGAAGTAGGCTGGGCGAGGGCACGACTTTTGTCTTGCGTTTCAACCACGAACAAAATGGATAAGCAAAACAAAAAATGAACAAAAAATTACGCATTCTGCTCGCCGAAGACGACCCGAATCTGGGATTGCTTTTGCAGGAATACCTGACTGCGAAATCGTATGAAGTAGAATTGGCCAAAGATGGGAACGAAGGCTTGGATATTTTTCTTTCGGCAGACAAATTCGACATGTGTATTCTCGATGTGATGATGCCCAAAAAGGACGGTTTTTCTTTGGCCAAGGAGATTCGGCTTAAAGACGCTTTGGTGCCCATAATATTTCTTACGGCCAAATCAATGAAAGAGGATACCATCCAAGGGTTTAAGTCGGGTGCCGACGATTACATGACCAAGCCCTTCAGCATGGAGGAGTTGCTGATGCGAATGGCGGCGATTTTTCGTCGTGTCAACCAGGATGAGACCGAAGAACAGCCCACCGAATTCAAGATTGGGGAGTATACATTCGATTCGTCGACCCAGCAATTGCAGTTGAATGGCAATTGTCAGAAATTAACGACCAAAGAGTCGGAACTGTTGAAGCTTTTTTGCCAAAACTTGAATAAGCCCGTGAGCCGGAGTTTGGCTCTGAAGCTCATTTGGGGCGACGACAGCTATTTCAATGCCCGCTCAATGGATGTGTATATCACGAAATTGCGAAAGCATTTGAAAGAAGATGAGCATTTGCAGATTTTAAATTTGCACGGCGAAGGTTTTAAGCTGATCCACAGTTGAGAATCAAACGGGCCGTTAAGAGCAAATTCTAATAAGAAAATTCAGTTTTAAGCCGTCAAATTGACAATAATAGTTGTAAATTTGCAGCCATTATTTAATTTACAAAGACCTTACACTTCGAATGGCAGGATTCTTTAGCTTTCTGACAAGCGACATCGCAATTGATCTTGGTACAGCCAATACCTTGATCATTCACAACGACAAAATTGTAGTAGACGAACCTTCGATTATTGCCTTGGATAAGGTGTCGGGAAAAGTCTTAGCCATTGGTCATAAGGCCATGCAGATGCATGAAAAAACCAACGAAAACATCAAGACCATCCGTCCATTGAAAGACGGTGTGATTGCGGACTTTACCGCTGCGGAATTGATGATCAGAGGTTTGATAAAAATGATCAAAACCAACCGAAGCTGGTTTTTCTCGCCTTCGCACCGCATGGTGATCTGTATTCCTTCTGGAATTACCGAAGTGGAAAAACGTGCGGTGAAGGATTCGGCAGAACATGCAGGAGCCAAAGAAGTGTACATGGTGCACGAGCCAATCGCTGCGGCTATCGGGATAGGAATAAACATTGAACAGCCGAATGGTTCGATGATTGTCGATATCGGAGGGGGGACCACCGAGATCGCCGTCATTGCTCTGTCAGGAATAGTGTGCGAAGCTTCTGTGCGAATTGCTGGTGATTTGTTCACACGGGATATTGTCGATTACATGCGTCGTGAGCACAACCTGCTGATTGGTGAGCGTTCGGCCGAGTCGATTAAAATTCAAGTCGGTGCTGCTTTGCCCGACCTTGATGACGCTCCTGCGGATATCGAAATCCGTGGCCGCGATTTGATGACCGGTATTCCGAAAGAAATTAAAGTAACGTACAGTGAAATCGCCTATGCCTTGGACAAGTCGATTTCAAAAATCGAAGAAGCGATAATGCGTGCTCTTGAAATGTCGCCGCCCGAACTTTCTTCGGATATCTACGAAAACGGAATTTTCCTTACTGGAGGTGGAGCACTTTTGCACGGTCTGGATAAGCGTTTGGAGATCAAAACGAAGTTGCCAATTCATGTGGCCGAAGATCCACTTAAAGCCGTTGTTCGCGGTACGGGCGAAGTGTTGAAAAACCTTGAGAAGTTTCAGGCGGTATTGGTGAATTGATAATCAGCAGAGCCTATGTCTCAATTGTTTAGGCTGCTTAATCGGGCCAAGTATTTCTTTTTATTCGTTTTTCTGGAGTTGATCTGCTTTTATTTGATCAGTAAAAGCAATGTGAAATGGGATGTGACCATGTTCAACTCATCGAATGCCGTATCGGCAAATGTGATGAGTACAACGGCTGGCATCAAGGATTATCTACATCTACGTACGGAAAACAAAAGCTTGGTGGCCGAAAACAATCAGCTGCGAAATGAGCTTATTCGTCTTGTGGAGCTGGAGAACGTGAGGCCAGATGCTTTCTACAAAGTGGATTCAGTATATGCCGATAGGTTTCAGTTCACTGTCTCTAAAGTGATAAACAGCACCACAAGTAGGGTAAAGAATTACATTACACTGGATAAGGGCATTTTGGATGGCATCGAACCGGGCATGGGGGTCATTGGGCCAAGAGGTGTTGTTGGGCAAGTAAAAGCCTGTAGCGATCATTTCTCAGTGGCATATTCCATTTTGCATGAGGATTTCAAAGTGTCGGTTGAGCTGGTAAACAACAGGCTGCGTGAAATGGAGCAAACCGCCTTGGGTTTGTGTAGTTGGGATGGCCGGTCCAGAAACTTTGTGAAATTGAATACCATTGACCGTTTTAAGCCGACTGTCAAAGGGGATAGTGTGGTCACTTCTGCTCAGAACTTGGTTTTCCCGCAAGGTGTTTTGGTTGGCCGTGTGTATTCGGTGACTACGCCGAGCAACGGGGCATTCCATGATATTGATGTGCAATTGGCCACTGATTTTGGCAGTTTGACATACGTGTATATTGTGAAAAATAGATTGTTGGAAGAGCAGTTGAGCTTAGAGGAGGGAGTTTTGCGAGATGAGTAGTCAAGATGTAATAAAGGCAATTGCTCTGGGGCTTTTCCTCATTTTTGTACAGGCTTTTTTTGTGCGAAATTTGGTGTTGTACGATGTGGCTTTCTGCTTTCTGTATATACTGGTTATTTTGTGGCTGCCCGCAGAAATGGACAGTATTTGGGTCATTCTTTTTGCTTTTGGCATTGGTCTTTTTGTCGACATGTTCTATAATACGGCAGGGATACACGCCGCGGCTTGTACATTGCTCGGCTTTTTGCGGAAACCCATTCTGAAATACGTAAGCCCATCAAGAGGCATGGAGAACGAGATTCAGAACAGCTTGGACGAGTTGGGGCACCAACGGTATTTGGTGTATATCACACTCATGGTTTTCATTCACCATACGGTCTTGTTTTTTATAGAGGCCGGGGGGCTGCATTTGGTTTTGTATACACTGATTAAGATCTTTTGCAGTCTTGTGTTTACGGTTTTGGTCATTTATTTGATCAGTATTTTTTCAGCAAATCTTTCGAAAAAAAACCAATAAAATTTTCATGCGTTTAGTGGGATTGGCCATTTTGGTAATATGGATGGCTGCGTGCAGTTCGGAAAAATTAGAAGTGGTCGATCAGAAGAAATTGGCTTTGCAAGAAGCCCACCGCATAGATTCTTTGCGGTTGGCTATCGGTGCGGATAGAAAAGCCGCAGAATTGAAAGAGCTGATCCTGTCCAAAGCCAAGCACGGTTTCAATGGCAACGCATTGGTGGCCCAAAGTGGCATCGTGCTTTTGGATACTGCGATCGGAATGGCCAGTTTTGAAGATAAAATCCCTTTGGACAGGCATTCTTCTTTTCAGTTGGCTTCTATTTCCAAGACTTTTACTGCGGTGTCCATCCTGCAATTGGTTGAAAAGGGAAAGCTAAGTTTAGACCTTACCGTGCAGGAGTATTTTCCTGAATTTCCGTATCCTGGAGTGACCATTCGGAGCCTGTTGAGCCACCGTTCTGGCTTGCCGTATTACGAATACAATTTTGAGCAAAAGGCAAGGGGAGAGCATGTTTTTCCGGATAATCAATTGCTGATGCAGTGGTTTGCCCTCGCCGACCCCAAACTGAAGGCTTTCAATTTGCCAGATCATTACTTTTCGTACAACAATACAAATTTTGCCATATTGGCGGCGATTGTCGAAAAGGTGACCAATGAAGATTTCGGGCATTATCTGAAAAAACATATTTTCCAGCCGCTTGGCATGGAAGAGTCTTTCGTGGCCAGGGGTTTGAACGAATCTTCTTTGCACAGAACTTACGGTTACCAGCGGGGCCGTCGCGTGCCTTTTGACACTTTCGATAACATTTTGGGCGATAAGGGCGTGTTTTCGAGTACGCACGATCTGTTCAAATGGTATCAAGCTTTGGCTACGGGCAAAGTGGTAAGCCGCGATTTATTGAAAGAGGCTTTTACGCCCAGAAGTTTCGAACATCCGGGTTTACGAAATTACGGATACGGGTTTCGTTTGTGGGTGAATGAAAAACAGAAAACCGACTATATCTACCATACGGGATGGTGGAAGGGCTACAATACCATTTTCTTTTTTGACCCCAAAGAAGACTTCCTGATCGTATTGCTGAGCAACAAGTACAACCGCTCGGTGTACAACATTCGCAACATAATCGAGGTGTTGCATTCGGATGAGAGGTCGACAAGCGTGGAGGAAAATATCCTTGACGATTGAATCTGATCGCCGAACGGATTTCCATCTCTTAATATTTTATGGTTTTTGGGCTTCGAGTGGCATGCTTTCCCTATGGGTGAGCTTGGCGATATTTTGCTCATGGAGGTGAATTTTTGTCTCAATACATGACATATTGTCACTAATTTGTTTTTCTCGAACTTAAAAATAAGACAAAATGGCACACTTTTCGTTTTGGTCTGTCCTTTGTTCAATTGGCATTGTAGACATTTAGAATTTAAACACTAAAATCAATATCAAAATGAACAGCTTAGTAAAATCATTTAGACCTGTAAACGCATTTCCTTCATTCTTCGACGGTTTCTTGAACGAGTTGGATCAGGCCGCCGCCCAACATTTTACTCAACAACTTCCCGCCGTGAATGTATCGCAAGATGAAGACGGCTTTAAATTGGAATTGGCCGCTCCTGGCTTGAAAAAAGAAGATTTCAATATCAAGGTAGACGGACAGACTTTGAGCGTGTCTGCGGAAAAGAAAACAGAAGAAACAGAGCAGAAGGAAAAGTATACTCGCAAGGAATTCAGCTACACCAATTTTTCGAGAAGTTTCAGGTTGCCTAAGAGTGTAGATTTGGACAAAATTGAGGCTTCGCACGAAAACGGCATCTTGTTCTTGTCCTTGCCCAAGAAAGAAGAAGCAAAGCCAAGAGAGCCTAAATTGATTACTGTGGCCTAGTTGCCATCTTTTGGGAGAGCCCTGGATCTTGAATTGTTAAACGCTTAGGAAAGAGGCAGTTCCCGTTTTGGGACTGCTTTTTTCGCGTAAAGGGCTGTTAAATAATGTTAAGTCTGGGGGTCTACGCTGAATTTTACCTCAAGACCATGCGTTAGATTGATACAAAAAAATAAATTTGTACACAGATAATAACCATTTGAATAAATCTCAGTGGATCATGAAAAACAACTTAAAAACAGTGGCCATCGCTTTAGCCTGTAGCGTGGCAACACTTGCGGGATACAAGCTTTTGGGCTTGGAAGAAAAACCCGTGATTTTCAATGAAGCAGGTTATTCTTCTAGTTCAGACAGTGTGGGGAAATTGGTGAATTTTTCCAACTTACCCGAAGGTGCTCCGGGCGACTTCACGTATGCCGCAGGCGTTTCGGCTCCAGCGGTGGTGCACATTAAGGCCACTTCGGTGAGGGCGGTTCGTCAGCAACGAATGCCTTCTATATTTGATGATTTCTTCGGCTTCGACGACGAATTTTTTGGCCAACCCAAAAGCCGTGAACAGCAGTCTTCAGGTTCGGGTGTATTGATTTCGAACGACGGATACATTGCTACCAACAACCACGTGGTAGAAGGAGCGGAAAAGCTGGAAGTGGTCACATACGACAAACAAAGCTATGAAGCCGAAGTAGTGGGGGTGGATCCCTCTACAGATATTGCCGTGATCAAGATCAAAGAAAAAGGTATGCCTTTCTTGACGATTGGAAATTCCGACAATGTGAAAGTGGGCGAATGGGTTTTGGCCGTGGGTAACCCGTTCAATTTGGAATCCACAGTTACGGCTGGGATTGTGAGTGCGATCGGACGGGATATCAGCATACTCGACCGCAGCTATGCCGAACGCGTGCAAAGAACCGGTGTAGAAGGAGACACGCCAATTGAATCATTTATTCAAACGGATGCGGCC
Encoded proteins:
- a CDS encoding tagaturonate reductase; protein product: MTLSESTHPRTHQFPERVLQFGTGVLLRGLCDFVIDKANKNGFFRGSIVVVKSMGTNIDAFVNQDHLYTCCVRGIEKAEVVHKNVVVSAISRVLTAENQWEEILKTAENENIDLVISNTTEVGLEYETESFEDGSSPKTYPGKLVAWLKRRFDAGKPGVIVVPTELLVDNGQILKSVVMKHIKEHKMDEAFTAWVKDENKFCSSLVDRIVPGKPKDDELKELYHELGYEDGLLIKAEAYKLWAIEGDDEIEERLSFADGDPGVIIQKKITQYRELKLRMLNAPHIMMSGICYLSGFETVKDAMADPMMDKYITILMLTEMAPSVDPKIHSKVVQRYGRDIIDRFRNPYLDHKWLSITFQYTAKIKMRAIPLLMSYYDIFESVPHYFARGMAAYIFFMKATKEQDGKYYGENEGTAYLINDDQAAWFYEVWQSNDVKEIVHRTLSNEEFWEIDLTHLTGFEEAVATHLGNMMLIGVREVVSTLNVYA
- a CDS encoding sensor histidine kinase yields the protein MRNFRYIIALMTVAFLTLIAFQWYWIENAISVKREQFDRKVQEALSQTVKKIEKQEVIFLAKKRLKEQENRTLASLAEQPKTKTVVKKVRRKVPKKKEPPQEDFRQALASNVRRGLYAFDSSASDKVRVRDVAGLQGFEMPAGNVDFHAGEERRMPDNRLQFFKEMMREQNRMMQQFGQRAGDLMAQDREIQEIFEMLDNELAFVAGPNGTLVIPGEDLIGGNVTIQLNVQSVEPPQNIRPHFSYGDSLPYRPEAPLVRGFSKVIPSQQPVARAFRSKDSVKNVRQNEVAKARNVSKRPPKPKQEEEYEWVEVEEEVPVEEVNKQNKVALIKDVFTDFMQGERNIYDRLNREMVDTLLAQELKSQGVGIPFEYGVKDKSNIVFASYGLNSDPGLIGKAYNVRLFPNDSQIHNQWLYVYFPEKDNFILSNMWTVFGSSIFLILMIGGIFYTSVRTMLRQKKLSIIKNDFINNMTHEFKTPISTISLAVEVLKDRSISRDPEKYLNIIRDENKRLGSQVEKVLQMAVLDKGEMNLNFKTVNLHEVIEQLSQNLGVQIENKGGHLSLDLEAENANIEADEVHLTNIVYNLIDNAIKYTPEDPCIEIATRNIASGVELSVSDNGRGMSKEQLNHIFEKFYRVSTGNVHDVKGFGLGLSYVKKMVYLHRGEIDVRSRLGEGTTFVLRFNHEQNG
- a CDS encoding response regulator transcription factor translates to MNKKLRILLAEDDPNLGLLLQEYLTAKSYEVELAKDGNEGLDIFLSADKFDMCILDVMMPKKDGFSLAKEIRLKDALVPIIFLTAKSMKEDTIQGFKSGADDYMTKPFSMEELLMRMAAIFRRVNQDETEEQPTEFKIGEYTFDSSTQQLQLNGNCQKLTTKESELLKLFCQNLNKPVSRSLALKLIWGDDSYFNARSMDVYITKLRKHLKEDEHLQILNLHGEGFKLIHS
- a CDS encoding rod shape-determining protein; the protein is MAGFFSFLTSDIAIDLGTANTLIIHNDKIVVDEPSIIALDKVSGKVLAIGHKAMQMHEKTNENIKTIRPLKDGVIADFTAAELMIRGLIKMIKTNRSWFFSPSHRMVICIPSGITEVEKRAVKDSAEHAGAKEVYMVHEPIAAAIGIGINIEQPNGSMIVDIGGGTTEIAVIALSGIVCEASVRIAGDLFTRDIVDYMRREHNLLIGERSAESIKIQVGAALPDLDDAPADIEIRGRDLMTGIPKEIKVTYSEIAYALDKSISKIEEAIMRALEMSPPELSSDIYENGIFLTGGGALLHGLDKRLEIKTKLPIHVAEDPLKAVVRGTGEVLKNLEKFQAVLVN
- the mreC gene encoding rod shape-determining protein MreC; amino-acid sequence: MSQLFRLLNRAKYFFLFVFLELICFYLISKSNVKWDVTMFNSSNAVSANVMSTTAGIKDYLHLRTENKSLVAENNQLRNELIRLVELENVRPDAFYKVDSVYADRFQFTVSKVINSTTSRVKNYITLDKGILDGIEPGMGVIGPRGVVGQVKACSDHFSVAYSILHEDFKVSVELVNNRLREMEQTALGLCSWDGRSRNFVKLNTIDRFKPTVKGDSVVTSAQNLVFPQGVLVGRVYSVTTPSNGAFHDIDVQLATDFGSLTYVYIVKNRLLEEQLSLEEGVLRDE